A single window of Halococcus salifodinae DSM 8989 DNA harbors:
- a CDS encoding class I SAM-dependent methyltransferase, translated as MDDDSPTRRGVRETYDRIGSHFAQTRAHPWPAVERFVERATPATDATWGLDLGCGNARHAALLTDRTERVVGIDASRTVLDTARERVQEVDGKIELCQADATHLPLASNSVALAVYIATIHHLPTRDARIASLDELSHVLAPGGRALVSAWSTTHETFDREEGFDTTVDWTLPGGETVPRYYHIYDPDEFERDLRTSALGIERTFEEAGNCYAVVGD; from the coding sequence ATGGACGACGATTCGCCCACGCGCCGCGGCGTCAGAGAAACCTACGACCGGATCGGGAGCCACTTCGCCCAGACGCGTGCACACCCGTGGCCGGCGGTCGAGCGGTTCGTCGAGCGCGCGACGCCCGCGACCGACGCGACCTGGGGACTCGATCTCGGCTGTGGGAACGCGCGCCACGCCGCCCTGCTGACCGACCGAACGGAGCGGGTCGTGGGGATCGACGCGAGCCGCACGGTGCTCGACACCGCACGCGAGCGGGTCCAGGAGGTGGACGGCAAAATCGAACTCTGTCAGGCCGACGCAACCCACCTCCCGCTCGCCAGCAACAGCGTGGCCCTCGCGGTGTACATCGCCACGATCCACCACCTCCCGACCCGCGACGCACGCATCGCGAGTCTCGACGAACTCTCGCACGTGCTCGCACCGGGTGGGCGCGCCCTCGTGAGCGCGTGGAGCACGACCCACGAGACGTTCGACCGGGAGGAGGGGTTCGATACGACCGTCGACTGGACGCTGCCCGGCGGCGAGACCGTTCCGCGATACTACCACATCTACGACCCGGACGAGTTCGAACGGGACCTACGCACAAGCGCGCTCGGAATCGAGCGAACCTTCGAAGAAGCGGGAAACTGCTACGCCGTGGTGGGCGACTAA
- a CDS encoding phosphomannomutase, protein MTLFGTAGIRGDVRERLTPELALAVGRAAGTDAVDQDGQPVEFVIARDGRETGPALAAALEAGLESAGATVRRAGVLPTPALAFASRGRRGVMVTASHNPPTDNGLKLFENGEEYGDDAEARIEERVEEDGSPTAWHEWGDTERIGPLTGYRDRIADYAAGHGAALDGMEIVVDCGNGMASRATPQVLRALGADVVALNANVDGHFPARGSKPTPETLGDLQVFLDDSDDGDGAAANETDGPTLGIAHDGDADRVVFLDETGEIVHEDTIVAILAEHYTRASDADDPVVVTTPNASSRIDERVAAAGGRVERVRLGALHVGIAAVREAGDADTSVVFAAEPWKHIHTALGPWIDGVASAAVFSRLVAGRSLAALREPIAERPYRKVSVDCPDDRKDAVMERLATTLPEAFPDAAVETEHGVRLDLDEGWVLVRPSGTEPKVRVYAESEQVEELRERAVATVETAVED, encoded by the coding sequence ATGACTCTCTTCGGTACCGCGGGTATCCGCGGTGACGTCCGCGAGCGCCTCACGCCCGAGCTCGCGCTCGCGGTCGGCCGGGCCGCCGGAACCGACGCTGTCGACCAAGACGGTCAGCCGGTCGAGTTCGTGATCGCCCGTGACGGCCGCGAGACCGGCCCGGCGCTCGCGGCGGCGCTCGAAGCCGGCCTCGAAAGCGCGGGGGCGACGGTCCGACGGGCAGGGGTACTCCCGACGCCAGCGCTCGCCTTTGCCTCGCGCGGCCGTCGCGGCGTGATGGTCACAGCGAGTCACAACCCACCGACCGACAACGGGCTGAAGCTGTTCGAAAACGGCGAGGAGTACGGCGACGACGCCGAAGCCCGGATCGAGGAACGCGTCGAGGAGGACGGGTCGCCAACGGCGTGGCACGAGTGGGGCGACACCGAACGGATCGGCCCGCTCACGGGCTATCGTGACCGCATCGCGGACTACGCCGCAGGCCACGGGGCGGCGCTCGACGGGATGGAAATCGTCGTCGACTGCGGCAACGGGATGGCGAGCCGCGCGACCCCGCAGGTGCTCCGCGCGCTCGGGGCCGACGTGGTGGCGCTGAACGCGAACGTCGACGGCCACTTCCCCGCCCGCGGGAGCAAGCCCACGCCCGAGACGCTCGGCGATCTTCAGGTGTTTCTCGACGACAGCGACGACGGCGACGGAGCCGCGGCCAACGAGACCGATGGACCGACGCTCGGGATCGCCCACGACGGTGACGCCGATCGGGTCGTGTTTCTCGACGAAACGGGCGAGATCGTCCACGAGGACACCATCGTGGCGATCCTCGCCGAGCACTACACCCGCGCGAGCGACGCCGACGACCCGGTGGTGGTGACCACGCCGAACGCCTCCTCACGGATCGACGAGCGGGTCGCGGCGGCCGGCGGCCGAGTCGAGCGCGTCCGATTGGGAGCGCTCCACGTCGGGATCGCGGCGGTGCGCGAGGCGGGCGACGCCGACACGTCGGTGGTCTTTGCGGCCGAACCGTGGAAACACATCCACACCGCCCTCGGGCCGTGGATCGATGGTGTGGCGAGCGCTGCGGTGTTCTCGCGGCTGGTCGCCGGTCGGAGCCTCGCCGCGCTCCGCGAGCCGATCGCCGAGCGCCCCTACCGGAAGGTGAGCGTCGACTGTCCCGACGATCGAAAGGACGCGGTGATGGAGCGCCTCGCGACGACGCTTCCCGAGGCGTTCCCGGACGCCGCTGTCGAGACCGAACACGGCGTCCGGCTCGATCTCGACGAGGGGTGGGTGCTCGTCAGACCGAGCGGTACCGAACCCAAAGTCCGGGTGTACGCCGAGAGCGAGCAGGTCGAAGAGCTCCGCGAACGGGCGGTGGCGACGGTCGAGACGGCCGTCGAAGACTGA
- a CDS encoding DUF5793 family protein — protein MRREYFDLHVSNTDWVAVDGQPAKPTLTIDFDGPSEVLEERLAGTDDLVAADETDVNYRLHADDGDGVLSVTNRITGDFVLELNADSDGVLGFIRAARAYGEATDDEGRYQMVVRFEGRDVLTQDKTTFLVYNSEGNLVRQHSLIPGGVEL, from the coding sequence ATGAGGCGCGAGTACTTCGACCTCCACGTCAGCAACACCGACTGGGTGGCGGTGGACGGCCAGCCGGCGAAACCCACCCTCACCATCGACTTCGACGGCCCGAGCGAGGTGCTCGAGGAGCGACTCGCGGGAACCGACGACCTCGTTGCCGCCGACGAGACCGACGTCAACTACCGCCTCCACGCCGACGATGGTGACGGTGTCCTCAGCGTCACCAACCGCATCACCGGCGATTTCGTGCTCGAACTCAACGCCGATTCGGATGGTGTGCTCGGGTTCATCCGGGCGGCGCGCGCCTACGGCGAGGCGACCGACGACGAGGGGCGCTACCAGATGGTCGTCCGCTTCGAGGGCCGTGACGTGCTCACCCAGGACAAGACGACGTTTCTCGTGTACAATAGCGAAGGAAATCTCGTGCGCCAGCACAGTCTGATCCCCGGCGGCGTCGAGCTCTAA